TCTGGTCGTCACCAGACAGCACATCAAAATCCGACCCGCAAAGTCTTATGACTTCACTCATTTGCAGGATTGACCCGGAGGCTTCTTTAACACCTACGATGTTTGGAATCCTGGATAGTTTCTCCATAGTGGAGTTTTCTATGTTTACGCCGGTACGACCCTGAATATTATATAGAACCAATGGTATATCAACTGCTTCGGCTATTGCCTTAAAGTGATTATAGAGTCCTTCCTGAGTGGGCTTGTTATAATATGGGGAAACGAGCAGAGCAGCGTCCACACCGACCTGTTTGGCGTGACGCGTGAGACTTATGGCTTCAGCCGTGCTGTTTGATCCTGTGCCTGCAATAACTTTTACCTGTCCCGAGACTTCTTTGACAGTCATTTCTACAACACGATTGTGCTCTTCATGAGTCAGTGTAGGTGATTCACCCGTAGTTCCGCATGGGACGAAACCATTAACTCCACCGTCCATTCCAAATCGGATCAGGTTTTTGAACGCTTTTTCATCGACCTGTCCGTTTTTAAACGGTGTAACAATTGCTGTGAACGCTCCAGAAAACATTATTAGCTCCTTTGTTTTCCCTCAAGAATGTGACCCGGGATCCTTTCTCCTTTGATCAGATCTTCATAGGTCTCTCTCCGCCTTATCAGGTAATAGTCCGAACCATCAACCAGGACTTCGGCGCAGCGTGGCCTGGAGTTATAGTTAGATGACATTGAAAATCCGTAGGCCCCCGCGCTCATCACAGCAAGGAGTTCTCCCACCACTGGTTCTTCAATCTCCCGGCTTCGAGCCAGAAAGTCCCCGGATTCGCAAATAGGACCGACTATGTCGGCGACCATAGTCGGAGCGCCGGATTTTTTAACCTTGGCTATCGAGTGATAGGCCTTGTACAGGCTGGGTCGGATCAGATCATTCATTGCAGCGTCTACAATGACAAAATTCTTGTCTGACCCACGTTTGTTGTACAACACCCTGGTAATCATGATACCCGCGTTTCCTACCAGAACTCTACCCGGCTCCATAATGAGAGTAATATTCATGTCTGAAACCAGGTCAAGAACCGCTGCCCCATATTCACCCGGAGCGGGAGGGGTTTCCTGGTCGTACGGGATACCGAGCCCGCCTCCAATGTCTAAGTACTTGATGTCAATTCCATCAGCCCTTAAGTTCCCTAAAAGTGTTCTGAGTATTGAAACAGCCTCCAGGAACGGAGCTAACTCAGTTAACTGGCTGCCGATGTGACAGTCAACTCCTATAGGTTCTATAGCGCTGTATTGTTTTGCCTGGCGATAAATCTCTCTGGCCTGTTCAATCTGGACACCGAATTTGTTGGATTTCAAACCTGTAGATATATAAGGGTGAGTCAATGGATCTACATCAGGATTGACACGAAGAGCTACCCTGGCCTTCTGGCCCATGGCTGCGGCTCTTTCATTCAAAAGACCGAGTTCCTCTTCAGATTCAACGTTAAACATCAATATATCAGCATGAAGCGCTTCATCTATCTCATACGCCTTTTTGCCAACACCCGAGTAAACAATCCTGGAAGGAGAAACACCAGCTCTCAGCGCCCTGAAAAGCTCGCCGCCCGATACAATATCAACTCCGCCGCCCAAATTCCCGAAGATCTTCAGGATCGCCAGATTGGAGCACGCTTTCATTGAAAAACAGATCACATGAGGCGCATCTAGAAAGGGGGCCTCGAAAGTCCTGAAATGCCTTTCCAGTGTCCTGCGGCTGTAGATAAAAAGAGGGGTTCCGAATTCCTCGACTATGAGCCTCACCGGGGCCTGTTCGCAAAAAAGTTCGTTGTTCTGGTAACTGAAATGATGCATTCGATTTCCCGTAAATCAGTAGTTATATCTCAGAGCTTCTGACGCCGTTCGCGCTGATTCTTCATCAGGCTTTCCATTGGGAAAGGCGGTAACAGCGTATCGGTAAGTTCTCCCCTTGGTAACCCGGTTATCTAGCAACCAGGCGGCTTTCACAGGTTCAGGGTTCACTTTCTGAAATACGCCGCCGCCCTCGGAACGATAAACGTTGTAGCGGGTTTCCTCGTTTTCTATCTTAACCGGGTTCCAGTACACCCTAATTCCCTGACGGCTCATCGCTACATTCACATCTTCGGGGGCTCCCCAGTAGACGCCTGGCGCAGTAGCTTCCACGACATTTGAGGGGTTGGATTCGACCAGCGTTCCTTTGTTCGATTTCACAGACCGGATAGCGTAATAATACTTTGTGT
This window of the Desulfomonilaceae bacterium genome carries:
- the dapA gene encoding 4-hydroxy-tetrahydrodipicolinate synthase yields the protein MFSGAFTAIVTPFKNGQVDEKAFKNLIRFGMDGGVNGFVPCGTTGESPTLTHEEHNRVVEMTVKEVSGQVKVIAGTGSNSTAEAISLTRHAKQVGVDAALLVSPYYNKPTQEGLYNHFKAIAEAVDIPLVLYNIQGRTGVNIENSTMEKLSRIPNIVGVKEASGSILQMSEVIRLCGSDFDVLSGDDQMTFPLMALGGKGVISVATNIIPDRMSDMVKSMLAGDVDKARTTHFEIYELCQTMFVETNPIPIKAALSLMGKIEPEFRLPLCMPSAANLEKIRTTLAKFNLI
- the lysA gene encoding diaminopimelate decarboxylase; the encoded protein is MHHFSYQNNELFCEQAPVRLIVEEFGTPLFIYSRRTLERHFRTFEAPFLDAPHVICFSMKACSNLAILKIFGNLGGGVDIVSGGELFRALRAGVSPSRIVYSGVGKKAYEIDEALHADILMFNVESEEELGLLNERAAAMGQKARVALRVNPDVDPLTHPYISTGLKSNKFGVQIEQAREIYRQAKQYSAIEPIGVDCHIGSQLTELAPFLEAVSILRTLLGNLRADGIDIKYLDIGGGLGIPYDQETPPAPGEYGAAVLDLVSDMNITLIMEPGRVLVGNAGIMITRVLYNKRGSDKNFVIVDAAMNDLIRPSLYKAYHSIAKVKKSGAPTMVADIVGPICESGDFLARSREIEEPVVGELLAVMSAGAYGFSMSSNYNSRPRCAEVLVDGSDYYLIRRRETYEDLIKGERIPGHILEGKQRS